In Arthrobacter citreus, a genomic segment contains:
- a CDS encoding ABC transporter ATP-binding protein, producing MGAMINLASGSPAVVIDKVAMTYTIPAGGMKGEEGIRPAISRLVGKGGGTEIYALKELSLVAMHGEVIGVIGLNGSGKSTLMKLISGKINPSRGQVYASSTPIMLGVSAALVPDLSGAHNIMLGCLAMGMSNQDIARKYDSILELSGLEESIHLPMRSYSSGMASRLRFAIAAAIDPEILIIDEALNTGDDEFKDRTKKRMDEVRAQAGCVFLVSHSLNTIRDLCTRLVWLDKGDLLYDGEPEQGINWYRKYTAELAKKDRFAAGKIRRRMLRDLEIVDIQPKVAGRRKQGTA from the coding sequence ATGGGCGCGATGATTAATTTGGCTTCGGGGTCGCCAGCAGTGGTGATCGATAAAGTGGCTATGACATATACCATTCCTGCCGGAGGAATGAAGGGTGAGGAGGGTATCCGCCCCGCTATTTCCCGGCTTGTTGGAAAGGGGGGCGGGACGGAAATTTACGCCCTCAAAGAGCTCTCCCTCGTGGCTATGCACGGGGAGGTCATTGGCGTAATAGGGCTCAATGGATCTGGCAAGAGCACCCTGATGAAGTTGATATCAGGAAAGATCAACCCGTCTAGAGGGCAGGTATATGCTTCGTCTACACCGATTATGCTGGGCGTATCTGCAGCTCTGGTTCCTGACCTCTCCGGCGCGCATAACATCATGCTCGGCTGCTTGGCGATGGGAATGTCCAATCAAGATATCGCAAGAAAGTACGATTCCATTCTTGAGCTTTCCGGGCTGGAAGAATCAATTCATCTTCCGATGCGGTCCTATTCATCCGGCATGGCTTCACGTCTAAGATTTGCTATTGCGGCTGCCATTGACCCGGAGATTCTTATCATTGATGAAGCGCTGAATACTGGCGACGATGAATTCAAGGACCGAACGAAAAAACGGATGGATGAAGTCCGGGCACAAGCAGGATGCGTTTTCCTTGTCAGCCACAGCCTCAATACCATCCGGGATTTGTGCACGCGCCTCGTCTGGTTGGACAAAGGTGATTTGCTGTACGACGGGGAACCAGAGCAAGGGATCAACTGGTACCGGAAGTACACCGCGGAGCTTGCTAAGAAAGACAGGTTTGCCGCAGGAAAAATTCGTCGCAGGATGCTCCGTGATCTCGAGATAGTTGATATTCAGCCCAAAGTGGCTGGACGACGCAAGCAGGGGACAGCGTGA